The following are encoded in a window of Alosa sapidissima isolate fAloSap1 chromosome 10, fAloSap1.pri, whole genome shotgun sequence genomic DNA:
- the ptdss1a gene encoding phosphatidylserine synthase 1 — MESAYGTRTLNKNDVNYKHFRMINEQQVEDITIDFFYRPHTITLLTCTVLSLMYFAFTRDDGNQDNNLWIGLIVVVSFFLVISVLAFPNGPFTRPHPAIWRIVFGLSVLYFLFLAFIMFLNWGQVKQLMFWFDPNLRYAAREADIMEYAVNCHVITWERILSHFDIFAFSHFWGWGMKALLIRSYGLCWTISITWELTELFFMHLLPNFAECWWDQVILDILLCNGGGIWMGMTVCRFLEMRTYHWASIKDIHSTTGKIKRAALQFTPASWTYVRWLDPKSSFQRVAGVYLFMIIWQLTELNTFFLKHIFVFPANHPLTCGRILFIGVITAPTVRQYYAYLTDTQCKRVGTQCWVFGAIAFMEALACVKFGQDLFSKTQILYVFLWLLCVAFITFVCLYAMVWYAENYGPRQKSFSECEDSGYTESDDWPSESLKGEFEADACSASVRQRSTGSERNKSVNGVDK; from the exons ATGGAGTCCGCCTACGGAACCCGGACCCTCAATAAGAATGATGTCAACTACAAACATTTTCGCATGATCAATGAGCAGCAAGTGGAAGACATTACCATCGACTTCTTTTATAGGCCTCACACGATAACCCTATTAACATGTACCGTACTAAGTTTAATGTACTTTGCCTTTACAAG GGATGACGGCAATCAGGATAATAACCTGTGGATTGGCCTCATCGTGGTCGTGTCGTTTTTCCTGGTCATCAGCGTCCTTGCCTTCCCCAACG gcCCCTTCACCAGACCCCATCCGGCAATATGGCGCATCGTCTTTG GGTTGAGTGTCCTGTACTTCCTCTTCCTAGCCTTCATAATGTTCCTGAACTGGGGTCAGGTGAAGCAGCTCATGTTCTGGTTCGACCCAAACCTGCGCTACGCAGCCCGAGAGGCTGACATCATG GAGTATGCGGTGAACTGTCATGTGATCACGTGGGAGCGGATCCTGAGCCACTTCGACATCTTTGCCTTCAGCCATTTCTGGGGGTGGGGCATGAAAGCCCTACTCATCCGCAGCTACGGCCTCTGTTGGACCATCAGCATCACCTGGGAACTCACtgag ctgttcTTCATGCACCTGCTGCCTAACTTTGCGGAGTGCTGGTGGGATCAGGTGATTCTGGACATCCTGCTGTGTAACGGCGGCGGGATCTGGATGGGCATGACTGTGTGTCGCTTCCTGGAGATGCGCACCTACCACTGGGCCAGCATCaa gGACATCCACAGCACTACGGGAAAGATCAAGCGTGCTGCGCTACAGTTCACCCCCGCTAGCTGGACCTACGTTCGCTGGCTTGACCCCAAGTCCTCCTTCCAGCGTGTCGCGGGGGTCTACCTCTTCATGATCATctggcag ctgacAGAGTTGAACACCTTCTTCCTGAAGCACATCTTTGTGTTTCCAGCCAATCATCCCCTCACATGCGGACGCATCCTTTTCATTGGGGTCATCACTGCACCGACCGTCCG gcAGTACTACGCCTACCTTACGGACACCCAGTGTAAGAGGGTGGGAACCCAGTGCTGGGTCTTTGG GGCTATTGCGTTTATGGAGGCGCTGGCGTGTGTGAAGTTTGGTCAGGATCTCTTCTCCAAGACTCAGATCCTCTATGTCTTCCTCTGGCTTCTCTGTgtg GCGTTCATcacctttgtgtgtttgtacgcgATGGTGTGGTATGCAGAGAACTACGGTCCCCgccagaag agTTTTTCGGAGTGCGAGGATAGCGGTTACACAGAATCTGATGACTGGCCATCAGAGAGTTTGAAAG